From a single Arachnia propionica genomic region:
- a CDS encoding SagB/ThcOx family dehydrogenase, translating to MKTPFFDDFWQASELNPHNVGEFTRMMDSHDPEGRQLRLDYPLAPAPLPRTHGRPLDRLAARRRSGRDFSSRPLGTKDLARLLGSCRAWGGPEHRAFPSAGASYATEVFVVGWRVENHTGRMLYYDPVDHGLVTLPDPSPPWPEAQSRINAPVTGEPACLVVATLFPNRLTAKYGERGGRFALLEAGAVMQQLSLTATDLGLAGVVVGGLLDDYWLAQLGLTQTGAVVAFGYLVGHGGRG from the coding sequence ATGAAAACACCATTCTTCGACGATTTCTGGCAGGCCTCCGAATTGAACCCCCACAATGTGGGGGAATTCACGCGCATGATGGATTCCCACGATCCGGAGGGCAGGCAGCTGCGCCTGGACTATCCGCTCGCGCCCGCCCCGCTGCCCCGCACCCATGGGCGACCCCTGGACAGGCTCGCGGCGAGACGCAGGAGCGGGCGGGATTTCTCGTCGCGACCCCTCGGAACCAAGGACCTGGCACGGCTGCTCGGGTCATGCCGGGCGTGGGGCGGTCCGGAGCATCGCGCCTTTCCGTCGGCGGGTGCGTCGTATGCGACGGAGGTGTTCGTGGTTGGCTGGCGGGTGGAGAACCACACGGGCCGGATGCTCTACTACGACCCCGTCGATCACGGCCTGGTCACCCTCCCCGACCCGTCCCCACCGTGGCCCGAGGCGCAGTCGCGGATCAACGCCCCTGTCACCGGAGAACCGGCGTGCCTGGTGGTCGCGACGCTGTTTCCCAACCGCTTGACCGCGAAATACGGGGAGCGGGGAGGTCGTTTCGCCCTCCTCGAGGCGGGTGCCGTGATGCAGCAACTCTCCTTGACGGCGACGGACCTCGGCCTGGCGGGAGTGGTCGTGGGAGGCCTGCTCGACGACTACTGGCTGGCCCAGCTGGGCCTCACCCAAACCGGCGCCGTCGTCGCGTTCGGCTACCTGGTGGGTCACGGAGGTCGCGGCTAG
- a CDS encoding alpha/beta hydrolase, with the protein MSRATRCTSTRWGGDTSIVLLPGLGVPAPDLDFEPLVKELSKWATVTVVEPFGYGWSDVTDSPMLPSDIARDVHTALHAAGVKGPYVLMGHSISGLNSQAFADQYPDEVAGYVGLDPSLSNAKFFENRTESGSPWYLNLAVQAGWTRIFQAFRGTDPSLIGGSSADGYSKENLELQRMVINWSALSANVRRQMAVDAEAFAQTRNLRFDEKLPVLVYTSAQTRDAAYTDAEIAEYVGSGPCRRSVIVDASHYVHHTEYKRISEGTRALMTECHR; encoded by the coding sequence ATGTCGAGGGCCACAAGATGCACGTCCACACGGTGGGGGGGTGATACGAGTATTGTTCTGCTTCCGGGTCTTGGTGTCCCGGCTCCGGATTTGGATTTTGAGCCCTTGGTGAAGGAGCTCTCGAAGTGGGCGACGGTGACGGTGGTGGAGCCCTTCGGCTACGGCTGGAGCGATGTCACGGACTCTCCCATGTTGCCATCGGATATCGCGCGGGATGTTCACACCGCGTTGCATGCCGCAGGGGTGAAAGGCCCCTATGTTCTGATGGGGCACTCCATCAGCGGATTGAACTCTCAGGCCTTTGCTGATCAGTATCCCGACGAGGTCGCGGGCTATGTCGGCCTAGACCCCTCCCTCTCTAATGCGAAGTTCTTCGAGAATCGCACAGAATCTGGTTCTCCCTGGTATTTAAATTTGGCAGTTCAGGCTGGATGGACACGGATTTTCCAGGCCTTCCGGGGTACGGATCCCTCTCTGATTGGAGGCAGCAGCGCCGACGGCTACAGCAAGGAGAACCTCGAACTACAGCGAATGGTCATCAACTGGAGTGCTTTGAGCGCGAATGTCAGGCGACAGATGGCTGTCGATGCGGAGGCTTTCGCGCAGACTCGGAATCTTCGGTTTGATGAGAAGCTGCCGGTGTTGGTCTACACCTCTGCGCAGACACGCGATGCCGCATATACGGATGCGGAGATTGCGGAGTATGTGGGCAGTGGTCCTTGTCGGCGGTCGGTGATCGTCGATGCCAGCCACTACGTCCATCACACCGAGTACAAGCGCATTAGCGAAGGCACCCGCGCCCTCATGACCGAATGCCACCGATAG
- a CDS encoding TfoX/Sxy family protein: MGSTAGFATYIVEQLRDVREVSTRRMFGEFALYVGVKVVGFICDDQLFLKPTPEGLAVLADNDLDPEYAPAYPGSKDYLLIDIDSSEILCDLVRATADALPVPPPKKPRKRRRAKDDAEK, encoded by the coding sequence ATGGGTTCCACCGCCGGCTTTGCCACCTACATCGTCGAACAACTCCGGGACGTCAGGGAGGTTTCGACGCGCCGCATGTTCGGGGAGTTCGCCCTCTACGTCGGCGTGAAGGTGGTGGGTTTCATCTGCGACGACCAGCTCTTCCTCAAACCCACCCCCGAGGGTCTGGCGGTGCTGGCGGACAACGACCTGGACCCCGAATACGCGCCCGCCTACCCGGGATCGAAGGACTACCTGCTGATCGACATCGACAGCTCCGAGATTCTCTGTGACCTGGTTCGGGCCACCGCTGACGCCCTTCCCGTCCCGCCCCCGAAGAAGCCCCGGAAACGGCGACGTGCGAAGGACGACGCTGAAAAATAA
- a CDS encoding toxin-antitoxin system toxin subunit: MDPAGRLLELVMLVYDDGYELIIHARKARSQYLDEL, encoded by the coding sequence ATGGATCCGGCTGGGCGTCTTCTTGAACTCGTCATGTTGGTCTACGACGACGGTTACGAGCTGATCATCCACGCCAGGAAAGCACGCTCCCAATACCTCGACGAACTTTGA
- a CDS encoding TOMM precursor leader peptide-binding protein codes for MYRLSPSWRIVEHDDGFEIYGGDDARFQLDPSPLVSRLAAGDAVTRDGLDPTGAIEFEQLLSAGMIRPEIPEERRRSVAIVGDPLPVDVVLPGDSQSAGTADLLVLVRHTATAPDITQQAAELERPHLFVDMSFHHTVSIGPLVIPHETPCVACLQGRLRERWGERQPVADPEVVTRYPDLVAALLASEVRRCLEGDTSLVGWTVAWDLADRSVLREKLLTVPLCTYCRGLDLPGSITP; via the coding sequence ATGTACCGGCTGTCCCCATCGTGGCGGATCGTGGAGCACGACGACGGCTTCGAGATCTACGGCGGCGACGACGCCCGCTTCCAGCTCGATCCAAGCCCTCTCGTTTCCCGGTTGGCGGCCGGGGATGCGGTGACCCGCGACGGCCTCGACCCGACCGGGGCGATCGAGTTCGAGCAGCTGCTGTCGGCGGGGATGATCCGCCCCGAGATCCCGGAGGAGCGACGCCGGTCGGTGGCGATCGTCGGCGATCCTCTTCCCGTCGACGTGGTACTGCCCGGCGATTCCCAATCCGCCGGGACCGCCGACCTGCTGGTACTGGTGCGTCACACCGCCACCGCGCCGGACATCACCCAGCAGGCCGCCGAGCTGGAACGGCCACACCTGTTTGTCGACATGTCCTTTCATCACACCGTGTCCATCGGCCCGTTGGTGATTCCGCACGAAACCCCGTGCGTCGCCTGCCTGCAGGGCCGACTGCGGGAGCGCTGGGGCGAACGACAACCCGTCGCCGATCCCGAGGTGGTCACGCGATATCCCGATCTCGTCGCGGCGCTGCTCGCCTCGGAAGTGCGACGTTGCCTTGAGGGTGACACCTCACTGGTGGGCTGGACCGTCGCCTGGGACCTCGCCGACCGTTCCGTCCTGCGCGAAAAACTGCTCACAGTTCCCCTCTGCACCTACTGCCGCGGACTCGATCTGCCCGGTAGCATCACACCATGA
- a CDS encoding alcohol dehydrogenase catalytic domain-containing protein — MDKHKAVVRRGDRCVIDYLNKDEAEAGELIVAPEKVSICGTDMQILRKLRDGPALVVGHEGLAKIVEVGEGVSGFEVGDRVTVNPTHPSDPSFLLGRNINGLLQQRVRIPETAVSGGLVSRISSCIPSARGTLIEPLAVVIYALECLRFKTPDSLLILGDGLIGNLAAVVAPQILGEQISLGMVHRSELGVRWTRAFEPRVVNGRTVADLESALDGRISMLSATHRAGTAPGLTEVAQTFGARLTAVHLVGGLSPHTVSPEFPGVDLYGVRVANTGGLWPPCRVTFSDSERSMVVTGNRGVSNTRLEAASKLLEEPDFGGKVDCLITHDLPFEKGVETLNVMLSTGTRVVNGELVVRLVLDML; from the coding sequence ATGGATAAGCATAAAGCTGTTGTTCGACGTGGAGATCGTTGTGTAATTGACTATCTGAACAAGGACGAGGCGGAGGCTGGAGAACTTATTGTAGCTCCGGAGAAAGTTAGTATATGCGGTACAGATATGCAGATTCTTCGAAAGTTACGAGATGGCCCAGCTTTGGTTGTTGGTCACGAGGGGCTTGCAAAGATTGTTGAAGTTGGGGAGGGAGTTTCCGGATTTGAGGTTGGCGACCGCGTCACCGTAAATCCCACCCACCCTTCTGATCCGAGTTTTCTTCTGGGACGCAATATAAATGGTCTTTTACAGCAGCGTGTTCGCATACCTGAAACAGCGGTTTCTGGCGGGTTGGTGTCGCGCATATCATCTTGTATTCCTTCAGCTCGAGGAACGCTTATCGAGCCCTTGGCTGTGGTTATCTATGCCCTGGAATGCCTCCGTTTCAAGACCCCCGATTCCCTCCTCATCCTTGGCGATGGCCTGATAGGCAATTTGGCGGCGGTCGTCGCGCCTCAAATACTTGGAGAACAGATTTCTCTAGGTATGGTGCATAGGTCTGAACTGGGAGTTAGATGGACACGGGCCTTTGAGCCGCGTGTTGTCAACGGCCGCACTGTCGCGGATCTTGAATCTGCCTTGGACGGCCGTATTTCTATGCTGTCTGCTACGCATCGAGCCGGAACGGCGCCAGGCTTGACTGAAGTAGCGCAAACTTTCGGCGCGCGCCTTACTGCCGTGCATCTCGTGGGAGGGCTTTCCCCTCATACTGTAAGTCCAGAGTTTCCTGGTGTTGATCTGTATGGTGTCCGCGTCGCAAATACAGGTGGCTTATGGCCTCCGTGTCGTGTGACTTTTAGCGATTCTGAGCGATCGATGGTCGTTACTGGAAATCGTGGTGTTTCGAATACCAGGCTAGAAGCCGCATCGAAATTACTTGAGGAGCCGGATTTTGGGGGTAAGGTGGACTGTCTTATCACCCATGACCTCCCTTTCGAGAAGGGTGTTGAAACTCTTAATGTAATGCTATCGACGGGAACCAGGGTGGTGAATGGTGAGCTAGTAGTTCGCTTGGTGCTCGATATGCTCTGA
- a CDS encoding YcaO-like family protein, whose protein sequence is MTLGAHLMQQAVGQRHGMVLPPQRAPLSMADADIVHYGVPRRIDSPWESASGGVARRERDARLAAIGETVERAASGLVRLPMRPRRDIPPDERIDAEDFALFTLDQRARPGFPHGSIYDPNCPYVEAFSLVDNSAVWVPQPFVSLQDPHRTGVPNSSGLAAGPDPHAALLRGVQELIERDALMTTWLHGLAGRAVTPPSPLVSEVARLSGEFTVLDLTPAYSPFPVAAVMGGIPKRGVWRYSLGVACKHDWDSAVGKAYLEWNQGVLFAGVYGELADVSRIQKDTELHSFDEHAMYYTLYPELWPKLPILQEKNAPYAPSRRTAPEDPRRALDAVRKALLEAGIRVYYREVSTIDAIQAGLRVVKALSPDMALIHSHDAWPFLHKVDDMVESRYPGRGAESQFPNLKPHPLG, encoded by the coding sequence ATGACCCTCGGCGCCCATCTGATGCAGCAGGCCGTCGGGCAACGCCACGGCATGGTGTTGCCACCGCAACGCGCTCCTTTGTCGATGGCCGACGCCGACATCGTCCACTATGGGGTGCCGCGGAGGATCGACTCGCCCTGGGAGAGCGCCTCCGGAGGGGTCGCGAGGCGGGAACGCGACGCGCGTCTGGCGGCGATCGGAGAGACCGTCGAACGCGCCGCCTCGGGGCTGGTTCGACTGCCGATGCGACCTCGTCGCGACATCCCGCCCGACGAGCGAATCGATGCCGAAGACTTCGCGCTGTTCACCCTTGATCAGCGCGCCCGGCCCGGTTTCCCGCACGGCAGCATCTACGATCCCAACTGCCCGTACGTTGAGGCCTTCTCCCTTGTCGACAATTCCGCGGTGTGGGTGCCGCAGCCTTTCGTGTCGCTGCAGGACCCGCACCGCACCGGGGTGCCGAACTCCTCCGGGTTGGCGGCAGGACCCGACCCGCACGCGGCCCTGCTGCGCGGGGTGCAGGAGCTGATCGAGCGTGACGCCTTGATGACGACGTGGCTGCACGGTCTGGCCGGGCGTGCCGTCACCCCTCCCAGCCCCTTGGTCTCGGAGGTCGCGAGGCTGAGCGGCGAATTCACCGTCCTCGATCTCACCCCCGCCTACAGTCCGTTTCCCGTCGCGGCGGTGATGGGTGGGATACCGAAACGGGGCGTGTGGCGGTATTCACTCGGGGTGGCCTGCAAACACGACTGGGACTCCGCCGTGGGCAAGGCCTATCTGGAATGGAATCAGGGGGTGTTGTTCGCGGGTGTTTACGGAGAGCTAGCCGACGTTTCCCGGATTCAGAAGGACACCGAATTACATTCCTTCGATGAGCACGCAATGTATTACACACTGTACCCGGAATTGTGGCCAAAGTTGCCGATCCTGCAGGAAAAGAACGCCCCATACGCACCGTCACGACGGACGGCCCCCGAGGACCCACGACGTGCATTGGATGCGGTCCGGAAGGCACTGCTGGAAGCCGGTATCCGCGTGTACTACCGGGAGGTGAGCACCATCGACGCCATCCAGGCGGGACTGCGGGTAGTGAAGGCGCTGTCACCGGACATGGCGCTCATCCATTCCCACGACGCCTGGCCATTCCTGCACAAGGTGGACGACATGGTGGAATCGCGCTACCCGGGCCGAGGAGCGGAATCCCAGTTCCCCAATCTGAAGCCGCATCCGCTGGGGTGA
- a CDS encoding DUF6199 family natural product biosynthesis protein: protein MPWVILIIVIAYCFIWVLAPRKMWRITHGWQYKNPEANEPSDAAYAMLRIRAIVPIVIIPVAIFGIISAQNKAAEDREKRERAQKSAEDVQQDMMRTSEFARQARKAFGVPDSEVVIRYPAARSLKKENPDKIKNGLAPVGWLPYDNERSEPRFLKYLYGTGLKAPWGLRYQLGESTDLVAQLPFSWSSDCGPTVYAVTETETEIRVSVSSSSEEKLETPTPRSCQMDSNIALLDVNLQNPVGNRRVLGPDGIEIPRIKI, encoded by the coding sequence GTGCCATGGGTGATTTTGATCATCGTGATAGCTTACTGCTTTATCTGGGTCCTTGCACCGCGCAAGATGTGGCGGATTACACACGGATGGCAATACAAGAATCCTGAGGCAAACGAACCCAGCGATGCCGCCTATGCGATGCTACGTATACGCGCGATTGTGCCCATCGTGATAATTCCAGTTGCGATATTTGGTATCATTTCGGCCCAAAACAAGGCTGCCGAGGACCGAGAGAAGCGGGAACGTGCACAGAAGAGCGCGGAGGATGTGCAGCAGGACATGATGCGAACTTCAGAGTTTGCCCGCCAGGCTCGCAAGGCCTTCGGGGTCCCCGACAGCGAGGTCGTCATCAGGTATCCCGCTGCAAGATCTCTGAAAAAGGAAAACCCCGATAAAATCAAGAACGGATTGGCGCCGGTCGGATGGCTTCCTTACGATAACGAGCGCTCTGAGCCAAGGTTCCTCAAATATCTCTACGGCACCGGCCTCAAGGCACCCTGGGGGCTGCGATACCAGCTTGGGGAAAGCACTGACCTCGTGGCTCAGCTCCCATTTAGTTGGAGCTCTGACTGCGGACCCACGGTCTATGCGGTGACTGAGACGGAGACTGAAATTCGAGTGTCGGTAAGCTCCTCCTCCGAGGAAAAATTGGAAACCCCGACTCCGAGATCTTGTCAAATGGATTCGAATATCGCCCTACTGGACGTGAATCTACAAAACCCCGTGGGGAACCGGCGGGTTCTAGGACCGGACGGCATTGAGATTCCGCGAATCAAAATATAG
- a CDS encoding DUF817 domain-containing protein has translation MPAERRPLTRLRLLPVRMIQFALIELACCAFPIAIFLGLAVTSVIWGRVAMPVARYDALLIYVVVVQVAFVVLRLETWRELCVICAFHLIGLALEVFKVHVGSWSYPDAGAVRIAGVPVFSGFMYASVGSYICQAFRRFDLHVGGFRWVPVSLLAVAAYLNFFTHHVIADLRWLIAGAFLVALWGSTVHFTVGGDRYWMPTAQAFILIGGFLWLAENAATLLGAWSYPDQLGGWHLVHVGKFGSWALLITLSFVLVAAVKAKEGVLYGAGAPRVTRDRLRPDETIR, from the coding sequence GTGCCTGCTGAACGTCGCCCCCTGACCCGGTTGCGGTTGTTGCCCGTCCGGATGATCCAGTTCGCGCTCATCGAACTGGCCTGCTGTGCGTTTCCGATCGCGATCTTCCTCGGTTTGGCCGTCACCTCCGTGATCTGGGGTCGCGTCGCGATGCCCGTCGCCCGGTACGACGCGCTGCTGATCTACGTGGTCGTCGTGCAGGTGGCGTTCGTGGTCCTGAGGCTGGAGACCTGGCGTGAGCTGTGCGTCATCTGCGCCTTCCACCTGATCGGCCTGGCCCTCGAGGTGTTCAAGGTGCACGTCGGGTCGTGGAGCTATCCCGACGCCGGGGCGGTGCGAATCGCGGGGGTGCCGGTGTTCTCCGGGTTCATGTACGCCTCGGTGGGGTCCTACATCTGCCAGGCATTCCGTCGTTTCGACCTGCACGTCGGTGGGTTCCGCTGGGTGCCGGTGAGCCTGCTGGCGGTGGCCGCCTACCTCAACTTCTTCACCCACCACGTCATCGCCGACCTGCGCTGGTTGATCGCCGGCGCCTTCCTCGTGGCGTTGTGGGGCTCCACCGTCCACTTCACTGTCGGCGGCGACCGCTACTGGATGCCGACCGCGCAGGCTTTCATCCTGATCGGCGGTTTCCTGTGGCTGGCCGAGAACGCCGCCACCCTCCTGGGCGCCTGGAGCTATCCCGACCAGCTCGGCGGATGGCATCTCGTGCACGTCGGCAAGTTCGGGAGCTGGGCGCTGCTGATCACCCTCAGTTTCGTGCTCGTCGCGGCGGTCAAGGCCAAAGAGGGGGTGCTCTACGGCGCCGGCGCGCCGCGAGTCACCCGCGACCGGTTGCGTCCGGACGAAACCATCCGGTGA
- a CDS encoding alpha/beta hydrolase: protein MDSEGGKKPRSRRWLRRLGMAAVVLGGVKVADVVLTARERADHPAPGRLVDVDGHKMHVHTTGQGDTSIVLLPGLGVSAPDLDFELLVRELSAWATVTVVEPFGYGWSDVTDSPMLPSDIARDVHTALHAAGVKGPYVLMGHSISGLTSQAFADQYPDEVAGYVGLDPTIPHARFFDSQTGPAFPRFYLWVFRPMVQAGWMRIITAFSGADPSFMFGASSADGYSKENLEQQRMLTNWMMLSANVMRQAEVASDSRAQVRDFRFDERLPVLVYTSAQTREAAYTDAEIADYVGSGPCRRSVIVDASHFVHHTEYKRISEGTRALMTECHR from the coding sequence ATGGATAGTGAAGGTGGGAAGAAACCTCGTTCCAGGCGCTGGCTGCGGCGGCTTGGTATGGCGGCTGTGGTGCTGGGTGGGGTGAAGGTTGCGGATGTGGTGCTCACGGCGCGGGAGCGGGCGGATCATCCGGCTCCGGGGCGGTTGGTGGATGTCGACGGCCACAAGATGCACGTTCATACCACTGGTCAGGGTGATACGAGTATTGTTCTGCTTCCGGGTCTTGGTGTCTCGGCGCCGGATTTGGATTTTGAGCTTTTGGTGAGGGAGCTGTCGGCGTGGGCGACGGTGACGGTGGTGGAGCCCTTCGGCTACGGGTGGAGCGACGTGACGGACTCTCCTATGTTGCCGTCGGATATTGCGCGGGATGTTCACACTGCATTGCATGCTGCTGGGGTGAAAGGCCCGTATGTGCTGATGGGTCATTCCATTAGTGGGTTGACTTCGCAGGCTTTTGCTGATCAGTATCCTGATGAGGTTGCGGGTTATGTCGGTTTGGATCCGACTATTCCTCACGCGAGATTTTTCGACAGCCAGACTGGTCCCGCGTTTCCCCGGTTTTATTTATGGGTTTTTAGGCCTATGGTGCAGGCTGGGTGGATGCGTATTATTACGGCGTTCAGTGGTGCTGATCCCTCATTTATGTTCGGTGCCAGCTCTGCGGATGGTTACAGTAAGGAGAATCTTGAACAGCAGCGGATGCTGACCAACTGGATGATGCTGAGCGCGAATGTGATGAGGCAGGCGGAAGTTGCTAGTGATTCGCGTGCCCAGGTGAGGGATTTTCGGTTTGATGAGCGGCTGCCGGTATTGGTCTACACCTCTGCGCAGACGCGCGAGGCGGCATATACGGATGCGGAGATTGCGGATTATGTGGGCAGTGGTCCTTGTCGGCGGTCGGTGATCGTCGATGCTAGCCACTTCGTCCATCACACTGAGTACAAGCGTATTAGTGAGGGCACCCGCGCCCTCATGACCGAATGCCATCGCTAG
- a CDS encoding ribbon-helix-helix protein, CopG family has product MDVNEHLLRGEPVTDEQIQAWADEAEAGYDLASLPKARRGRPPVGDGPGVVVPVRLDAAILAALTARAEAEGIQNRSEAIRAAVKAWVDVA; this is encoded by the coding sequence ATTGATGTGAATGAACACCTGCTGCGGGGTGAACCCGTCACGGACGAACAGATTCAGGCCTGGGCCGATGAGGCAGAGGCCGGGTACGACCTCGCGAGTCTTCCCAAGGCACGCCGAGGTCGTCCGCCTGTGGGTGATGGCCCCGGGGTGGTCGTCCCCGTGCGGCTCGATGCAGCCATCCTTGCAGCCTTGACGGCCCGGGCTGAGGCGGAGGGCATCCAGAACCGGTCGGAAGCGATCAGGGCTGCTGTGAAGGCCTGGGTGGACGTTGCGTGA
- a CDS encoding XRE family transcriptional regulator — protein sequence MPNDNPGLFDLPKVERTLGRFEPARLTQVRLWRGLSKTDLATKVGVSPAAIGQYEAGVNSPRPDVVDRLMHALAVDAEFFNAGRPLARVDTVHAHFRSLRSARVSDRQKALATATLIWELTFAIERYVKLPDVDIPALPAGTTPPTAAAALREYWALPDGPVKHLVATAEAHGIIVAVRPLHEIDAVDAFSVVIVERPIIITTPRRSENVFRHRFSIAHEIGHLLLHRETEEYSAAMEREADEFAAAFLTPAAAMDAVLPQRLNLAALDRLGRTWGVSPHSLVRRMVERGRTTDSSARRAYQRLAIINDATTDPSHAYPGEMPTLLRKAAELASTHGAGMPTLAGALKLSVPQVRDLLGDADQRPILRLIGREE from the coding sequence ATGCCTAACGACAACCCAGGACTTTTCGACCTGCCGAAGGTCGAGCGCACCCTGGGTCGGTTCGAGCCGGCGCGTCTTACCCAGGTACGTTTGTGGCGCGGGCTAAGCAAAACGGACCTAGCCACTAAGGTCGGGGTCTCGCCCGCTGCAATAGGGCAGTACGAGGCGGGAGTCAATTCACCTCGGCCCGACGTGGTGGACCGCTTGATGCACGCACTCGCGGTGGACGCGGAGTTCTTTAATGCCGGACGTCCGCTAGCTCGCGTCGACACCGTACATGCCCATTTCCGGAGCCTGCGTTCGGCCCGCGTCAGCGACCGCCAAAAGGCCTTGGCGACAGCGACTCTTATTTGGGAGCTAACGTTTGCCATCGAACGCTACGTCAAACTGCCAGACGTCGACATCCCCGCCCTCCCAGCTGGCACGACACCGCCGACAGCCGCAGCCGCGCTACGCGAATACTGGGCTCTACCGGATGGCCCCGTCAAACACTTGGTCGCAACAGCGGAGGCTCACGGAATCATCGTTGCAGTACGCCCCCTCCATGAAATCGATGCTGTTGACGCCTTCTCCGTGGTCATAGTTGAGCGGCCAATTATTATCACGACACCTCGCCGCAGCGAGAATGTATTCCGGCACCGATTTTCGATCGCACACGAGATCGGACATTTACTTTTACATCGCGAAACGGAAGAGTACAGCGCCGCGATGGAGAGAGAAGCGGACGAATTCGCTGCCGCGTTTCTGACACCGGCAGCCGCTATGGACGCGGTCCTGCCACAACGACTCAACCTTGCGGCGCTAGACCGACTCGGGAGGACATGGGGGGTGTCGCCGCATTCACTCGTGCGTCGAATGGTCGAACGTGGTCGCACAACGGACTCATCAGCGCGACGCGCCTATCAGCGCCTAGCAATCATCAACGATGCCACGACTGACCCTTCCCACGCATACCCGGGAGAGATGCCAACCCTTCTGAGGAAAGCAGCTGAATTGGCAAGTACCCACGGCGCCGGTATGCCGACTCTAGCTGGAGCGCTGAAACTAAGTGTTCCGCAAGTGCGCGACCTACTTGGTGATGCAGACCAACGCCCAATCCTTCGCCTCATCGGTCGTGAAGAATGA
- a CDS encoding helical backbone metal receptor produces the protein MLDDLGADVALDCPPERVISLVPSLTEAIAVTAPGVLVGATNWCTHPADLDVARVRGTKNPDRAAIAALRPNLVVANKEENRRVDVERLRSAGIPVWVTRIDGIDDALDSLTRLFREGFGLREVDWLEEAREVWDRPPRLSGRVALPVWRDPWIWVGAGTYPDDLLRHLGLVNIVDDMRYPQLKINDALSRSPDVVLLPDEPYPFTATDGPEALGEVGSLNVRGRSLFWYGPAMVEARADLEAAIHEAC, from the coding sequence GTGTTGGATGACCTCGGGGCGGATGTCGCGCTGGATTGCCCGCCTGAGCGGGTGATTTCGCTGGTGCCGTCGCTGACGGAGGCGATCGCCGTCACCGCGCCCGGAGTACTCGTCGGTGCCACGAACTGGTGCACTCACCCCGCCGATCTAGACGTCGCGCGGGTGCGGGGCACCAAGAACCCCGACCGCGCCGCCATTGCCGCACTGCGCCCCAACCTGGTGGTGGCCAACAAGGAGGAGAACCGCCGAGTTGACGTCGAACGGTTGCGGTCCGCAGGAATTCCGGTGTGGGTGACCCGCATCGACGGCATCGACGACGCTCTGGACAGCCTGACCCGGCTCTTCCGGGAGGGATTCGGACTGCGGGAGGTCGACTGGCTGGAGGAGGCCCGCGAGGTGTGGGACAGGCCGCCGCGACTGTCGGGACGGGTGGCGCTCCCGGTGTGGCGGGACCCCTGGATCTGGGTGGGTGCAGGCACCTATCCCGACGACCTGCTGCGCCATCTGGGGCTGGTCAACATTGTCGATGACATGCGGTATCCGCAACTTAAAATCAACGACGCCCTCAGTAGAAGCCCCGATGTCGTCCTGCTTCCCGACGAGCCCTACCCTTTCACCGCCACCGACGGACCAGAGGCGCTGGGCGAGGTGGGGTCGCTGAACGTCCGGGGCAGGTCGCTGTTCTGGTACGGCCCCGCCATGGTCGAGGCGCGCGCCGACCTGGAGGCCGCCATTCATGAAGCCTGCTGA